Proteins encoded in a region of the Mycobacterium branderi genome:
- a CDS encoding GNAT family N-acetyltransferase, translating into MSAPPIHRLVDQRRVSVVRDVAAVRRVLDHDPVGSCMVAARVADHGIEPSAIGGELWTRRGADESLCYAGPNLIPLRGGPDDLIAFADEAMSGSRRCSSLVGRAELVMPMWRRLESAWGPARDVREHQPLMALGRMPDCAIDPEVRQVKLTEIDAYLVAAVDMFIGEVGVDPRLGDGGRGYRRRVANLITQGRAWARFEHGQVVFKAEVGSQSPAVGQIQGVWVHPDRRGQGLGTAGTATLAAVIVGTGRIASLYVNSFNTVARAAYSRVGFSEVGSFATVLLD; encoded by the coding sequence ATGTCGGCTCCGCCCATCCATCGCTTGGTCGACCAGCGACGGGTGTCGGTGGTGCGGGACGTCGCGGCGGTGCGCCGCGTACTCGACCACGACCCCGTCGGGTCGTGCATGGTCGCCGCCCGGGTCGCCGACCACGGCATCGAGCCGTCGGCGATCGGCGGCGAACTGTGGACCCGGCGTGGCGCCGACGAATCCCTTTGCTACGCAGGGCCAAACCTGATTCCGCTGCGCGGCGGGCCGGACGACTTGATTGCCTTCGCGGACGAGGCGATGAGCGGGTCGCGGCGGTGCTCGTCGCTGGTGGGCCGAGCCGAACTGGTGATGCCGATGTGGCGGCGGCTGGAGTCGGCCTGGGGCCCGGCCCGCGACGTACGGGAGCATCAGCCGCTGATGGCGCTGGGCCGCATGCCTGACTGCGCGATCGACCCCGAGGTGCGCCAGGTCAAGCTCACCGAAATCGACGCCTACCTGGTGGCCGCCGTCGACATGTTCATCGGCGAGGTCGGGGTGGATCCGCGGCTGGGCGACGGCGGCCGCGGCTACCGCCGCCGGGTGGCCAACCTGATCACCCAGGGCCGGGCATGGGCCCGCTTCGAGCACGGTCAGGTCGTCTTCAAAGCCGAAGTCGGGTCGCAGTCGCCGGCCGTTGGTCAGATCCAGGGTGTGTGGGTGCATCCGGATCGTCGCGGCCAGGGTCTGGGAACCGCAGGCACCGCGACGCTGGCGGCGGTGATCGTCGGCACCGGACGAATCGCCAGCCTGTACGTCAACAGCTTCAATACCGTGGCCCGCGCCGCGTACTCGCGCGTCGGCTTCAGCGAAGTGGG
- the ispG gene encoding flavodoxin-dependent (E)-4-hydroxy-3-methylbut-2-enyl-diphosphate synthase, producing MTIGLGMPEPPAPTLAPRRKTRQLMVGDVGIGSDHPIAVQSMTTTKTHDVNATLQQIAELTAAGCDIVRVACPRQEDADALAEIARHSQIPVIADIHFQPKYIFAAIDAGCAAVRVNPGNIKEFDGRVAEVAKAAAAAGIPIRIGVNAGSLDKRFMAKYGKATPEALVESALWEASLFEEHGFGNIKISVKHSDPVVMVAAYEQLAAQCDYPLHLGVTEAGPAFQGTIKSAVAFGALLSKGIGDTIRVSLSAPPVEEVKVGNQILESLNLRPRSLEIVSCPSCGRAQVDVYTLANEVSAGLDGLEVPLRVAVMGCVVNGPGEAREADLGVASGNGKGQIFVRGEVIKTVPEAQIVETLIEEAMRLAGEQGTASGSPVVTVS from the coding sequence ATGACTATCGGTCTGGGCATGCCGGAACCGCCGGCGCCCACCTTGGCGCCACGGCGCAAGACCCGCCAGCTGATGGTCGGCGACGTCGGCATCGGCAGCGACCATCCGATCGCCGTGCAGTCGATGACCACCACCAAAACCCACGACGTCAACGCCACGCTGCAGCAGATCGCCGAGCTGACCGCCGCCGGCTGCGACATCGTCCGGGTGGCCTGCCCGCGCCAGGAGGACGCCGACGCGCTGGCCGAAATCGCCCGGCACAGCCAGATTCCGGTGATCGCCGATATTCACTTCCAGCCCAAGTACATCTTCGCCGCGATCGACGCTGGCTGCGCCGCGGTGCGGGTAAACCCCGGCAACATCAAAGAATTCGACGGCCGCGTCGCCGAGGTCGCCAAAGCCGCTGCGGCGGCGGGGATTCCGATCCGCATCGGTGTCAACGCAGGCTCGCTGGACAAGCGGTTCATGGCCAAGTACGGCAAGGCCACGCCCGAAGCGCTGGTGGAGTCCGCGTTGTGGGAGGCGTCGCTGTTCGAAGAGCACGGCTTCGGCAACATCAAGATCAGCGTCAAGCACAGCGACCCCGTCGTCATGGTCGCGGCCTACGAGCAGCTGGCCGCGCAGTGCGACTACCCCCTGCACCTCGGGGTCACCGAGGCTGGGCCGGCGTTTCAGGGCACCATCAAGTCGGCCGTCGCGTTCGGCGCGTTGTTGTCAAAGGGCATCGGCGACACCATCCGGGTGTCGCTGTCGGCGCCGCCGGTCGAAGAGGTCAAGGTCGGCAACCAGATCCTGGAATCGCTGAACCTGCGGCCCCGCTCGCTGGAGATTGTGTCCTGCCCGTCCTGCGGTCGGGCTCAAGTCGACGTCTACACCCTGGCCAACGAGGTCAGCGCCGGTCTGGACGGCCTGGAGGTGCCGCTGCGGGTGGCGGTGATGGGTTGCGTCGTCAACGGCCCGGGGGAGGCCCGCGAAGCCGACCTCGGGGTGGCGTCGGGCAACGGCAAGGGCCAGATCTTCGTGCGCGGCGAGGTGATCAAGACGGTGCCCGAGGCGCAGATCGTCGAGACGCTGATCGAAGAGGCCATGCGGCTCGCCGGTGAGCAAGGTACTGCGAGCGGTTCGCCCGTTGTGACCGTAAGCTGA